In a single window of the Numenius arquata chromosome 22, bNumArq3.hap1.1, whole genome shotgun sequence genome:
- the NKAPD1 gene encoding uncharacterized protein NKAPD1 isoform X2 — MSRVPVGKVLLRNVIRHTGAHNKIQEETEMWKIREWEKQTEETYWKRQSRMLSDSSSRMRSDGFDEEGHRADWKTKNSQFLDLVEDDLLRARSWNKKLYDCEANMPDRWGHSGYKELYPEEFDTDSDQQEGDEQNAINGKKKSHLGKQTARESHKRKKTKKSHKKKQKKRSHKKRKKKKKEQGRTSSDSSQESECSEEEASSTRKGKHKRKKKTRKVPAREPTSSGQESDFSHASSSTTSSSEDSESEEKKEKRPPKKRKKQHNSVSERHSEVPEKKSKRKNWKVAADEKSEDSSDED; from the exons ATGTCCCGGGTGCCGGTGGGGAAGGTACTGCTGCGGAACGTTATCCGGCACACGGGCGCGCACAACAAG ATACAGGAAGAGACagaaatgtggaaaataaggGAGTGGGAGAAGCAGACAGAAGAGACTTACTGGAAAAGGCAAAGCAGAATGCTGTCAGACAGTTCCAG TCGGATGCGCAGTGATGGCTTTGATGAGGAGGGCCACAGGGCTGACTGGAAAACAAAGAACTCACAATTCCTTGACCTAGTCGAAGATGATCTCCTTAGGGCCCGATCCTGGAATAAAAAGCTGTATGATTGTGAAGCCAACATGCCAGACAG ATGGGGTCACAGTGGCTATAAAGAGTTGTACCCTGAAGAATTTGATACAGATAG TGACCAGCAAGAAGGAGACGAACAAAATGCTATCAATGGGAAGAAGAAATCTCATCTGGGAAAGCAAACTGCCCGTGAGTCGCACAAacggaaaaaaacaaagaaatcgCACAAGAAGAAGCAAAAAAAGCGGTCACACAAAAagcgaaagaaaaagaaaaaggagcagggGAGAACATCATCAGATTCTTCCCAGGAGAGCGAGTGCTCGGAAGAGGAAGCTTCAAGCACCCGGAAAGGGAAACACAAGCGCAAGAAAAAGACCAGGAAAGTGCCTGCCAGAGAACCTACCTCTTCTGGGCAGGAAAGTGACTTTTCTCATGCAAGCAGCTCAAccaccagcagctctgaggacagcgaatctgaggagaaaaaagagaaacggCCacccaaaaagagaaagaaacagcacAATTCTGTGTCAGAGAGGCACAGTGAAGTACCAGagaagaagagcaagaggaagaACTGGAAAGTGGCCGCTGATGAAAAATCGGAGGATAGCTCAGATGAGGACTGA
- the IL18 gene encoding interleukin-18, translated as MTCEEILVCPIQLGENFCLYFADDDGLECDAFCKEKILRRFLRNVNSQLLVVRPDLNMAAFEDVTDQEMRSGNGMHFNIHYYKTTTPSAGMPVAFSVQVEDKSYYMCCEKECGKTIVRFREGEVPVDIPGESNVIFFKKTFTSCSSRAFKFEYSLEKGMFLAFEEEGSLRKLILKKLSREDEVDETTKISF; from the exons ATGACTTGTGAAGAGATTCTTGTGTGTCCAATACAACTTGGAGAAAATTTCTGCCTCTATTTTGCAG ATGATGATG GACTGGAATGCGATgccttttgtaaggaaaaaattctCCGCAGATTCCTTCGAAATGTAAATAGCCAGTTGCTTGTGGTTCGACCAGATTTAAACATGGCAGCTTTTGAAGATGTAACAGATCAGGAGATGAGATCTG GCAATGGAATGCACTTCAACATTCACTATTACAAAACTACCACACCTTCAGCAGGGATGCCTGTTGCATTCAGTGTCCAGGTAGAAGATAAAAGTTACTACATGTGCTGTGAGAAAGAATGTGGAAAAACGATAGTCCGATTTAGG gaaggAGAAGTTCCTGTAGACATTCCTGGTGAAAGTAACGTAATCTTTTTCAAAAAGACGTTTACATCTTGTAGCTCCAGAGCATTTAAGTTTGAATACTCACtggaaaaaggaatgtttttgGCCTTTGAGGAAGAAGGCTccttaagaaaattaattctaaagAAACTGTCCAGAGAAGACGAAGTGGATGAAACCACGAAGATAAGTTTCTAA
- the NKAPD1 gene encoding uncharacterized protein NKAPD1 isoform X1: MSRVPVGKVLLRNVIRHTGAHNKIQEETEMWKIREWEKQTEETYWKRQSRMLSDSSSSRMRSDGFDEEGHRADWKTKNSQFLDLVEDDLLRARSWNKKLYDCEANMPDRWGHSGYKELYPEEFDTDSDQQEGDEQNAINGKKKSHLGKQTARESHKRKKTKKSHKKKQKKRSHKKRKKKKKEQGRTSSDSSQESECSEEEASSTRKGKHKRKKKTRKVPAREPTSSGQESDFSHASSSTTSSSEDSESEEKKEKRPPKKRKKQHNSVSERHSEVPEKKSKRKNWKVAADEKSEDSSDED; encoded by the exons ATGTCCCGGGTGCCGGTGGGGAAGGTACTGCTGCGGAACGTTATCCGGCACACGGGCGCGCACAACAAG ATACAGGAAGAGACagaaatgtggaaaataaggGAGTGGGAGAAGCAGACAGAAGAGACTTACTGGAAAAGGCAAAGCAGAATGCTGTCAGACAGTTCCAG CAGTCGGATGCGCAGTGATGGCTTTGATGAGGAGGGCCACAGGGCTGACTGGAAAACAAAGAACTCACAATTCCTTGACCTAGTCGAAGATGATCTCCTTAGGGCCCGATCCTGGAATAAAAAGCTGTATGATTGTGAAGCCAACATGCCAGACAG ATGGGGTCACAGTGGCTATAAAGAGTTGTACCCTGAAGAATTTGATACAGATAG TGACCAGCAAGAAGGAGACGAACAAAATGCTATCAATGGGAAGAAGAAATCTCATCTGGGAAAGCAAACTGCCCGTGAGTCGCACAAacggaaaaaaacaaagaaatcgCACAAGAAGAAGCAAAAAAAGCGGTCACACAAAAagcgaaagaaaaagaaaaaggagcagggGAGAACATCATCAGATTCTTCCCAGGAGAGCGAGTGCTCGGAAGAGGAAGCTTCAAGCACCCGGAAAGGGAAACACAAGCGCAAGAAAAAGACCAGGAAAGTGCCTGCCAGAGAACCTACCTCTTCTGGGCAGGAAAGTGACTTTTCTCATGCAAGCAGCTCAAccaccagcagctctgaggacagcgaatctgaggagaaaaaagagaaacggCCacccaaaaagagaaagaaacagcacAATTCTGTGTCAGAGAGGCACAGTGAAGTACCAGagaagaagagcaagaggaagaACTGGAAAGTGGCCGCTGATGAAAAATCGGAGGATAGCTCAGATGAGGACTGA
- the LOC141474482 gene encoding succinate dehydrogenase [ubiquinone] cytochrome b small subunit, mitochondrial isoform X2 yields MAALVLLRAGLARPRSARMALLGRTLLRRPAVLAAVADRSAPARQGHSSPQQGHGSSKAASLHWTSERAVSVLLLGLLPAAYLYPGPAVDYSLAAALTLHGHWGLGQVITDYVHGDIPIKLANTGLYVLSAVTFAGLCYFNYHDVGICKAVAMLWSL; encoded by the exons ATGGCGGCGCTGGTGCTGCTGCGGGCGGGGCTGGCGCGGCCCCGCAGCGCCCGGATGG CTCTCCTCGGGAGGACCCTTCTCCGCCGCCCGGCGGTCCTGGCGGCCGTCGCCGATCGGAGTGCTCCGGCCCGGCAGGGCCACAGCTCCCCGCAGCAGGGCCACG GCAGTTCCAAGGCTGCATCTTTGCACTGGACAAGTGAGCGAGCTGTCAGTGTCCTCTTGCTGGGTCTCCTTCCTGCAGCCTACCTGTATCCTGGACCAGCCGTGGACTATTCACTGGCTGCAGCTCTCACTCTCCATGGCCATTG GGGTCTTGGACAGGTTATAACTGACTACGTCCATGGAGATATACCCATTAAGCTGGCCAATACAGGTCTGTATGTACTGTCGGCTGTTACCTTCGCTGGCCTCTGCTACTTTAACTATCATGATGTTGGTATCTGCAAGGCTGTTGCCATGCTGTGGAGCCTCTAA
- the PIH1D2 gene encoding PIH1 domain-containing protein 2: MADAVLARAAQLWSLLDEMAENEPQAYRRFLRQQRAEAERLCALPEPHLCLRARPAGVVAGPLFINVCGWKRVPAPKAPTDPTPVSAGPLEEVSGEGELTLDQLLCSTEAEDCSNAPALLKEQSETQSKVHLIEEITSTQMPENLSTPDYEMITVKDANKKLLKIELKIKLPKVSSVSECDLRTSKDDIIIEVPEKYKLQLDLPEMVDEETTTAVFQKGKRVLFITLPVAKPDP; the protein is encoded by the exons ATGGCGGACGCGGTGCTGGCGCGGGCCGCGCAGCTCTGGTCGCTGCTGGACGAGATGGCGGAGAACGAGCCCCAGGCCTATCGCCGGTTCCTGCGGCAGCAGCGCGCCGAGGCCGAACGGCTCTGCGCCCTGCCGGAGCCTCACCTCTGCCTGCGGGCCCGTCCCGCG GGCGTTGTCGCGGGGCCGCTGTTCATCAACGTCTGCGGCTGGAAAAGGGTCCCGGCGCCCAAGGCCCCCACCGACCCCACGCCGGTCAGTGCGGGGCCGCTAGAAGAAGTATCTGGCGAAGGAG aacTGACACTTGATCAGCTGCTCTGCAGTACGGAAGCTGAGGACTGCAGCAATGCTCCTGCGCTGCTGAAGGAACAAAGTGAGACACAGTCTAAAGTGCATCTGATCGAGGAAATTACCAGTACCCAAATGCCAGAGAACCTAAGTACCCCTGACTATGAAATGATCACTGTGAAAGATGCAAACAAGAAACTACTCAAAATTGAACTCAAAATTAAATTGCCAAAGGTTAGCTCTGTTTCTGAGTGTGATCTGAGAACTTCAAAG GATGACATAATCATTGAAGTccctgaaaaatacaaattacaaCTAGATCTGCCAGAAATGGTGGATGAAGAAACAACAACAGCagtatttcaaaaaggaaaacgGGTATTATTTATCACACTGCCAGTTGCCAAGCCAGATCCTTAA
- the NKAPD1 gene encoding uncharacterized protein NKAPD1 isoform X3 produces MRSDGFDEEGHRADWKTKNSQFLDLVEDDLLRARSWNKKLYDCEANMPDRWGHSGYKELYPEEFDTDSDQQEGDEQNAINGKKKSHLGKQTARESHKRKKTKKSHKKKQKKRSHKKRKKKKKEQGRTSSDSSQESECSEEEASSTRKGKHKRKKKTRKVPAREPTSSGQESDFSHASSSTTSSSEDSESEEKKEKRPPKKRKKQHNSVSERHSEVPEKKSKRKNWKVAADEKSEDSSDED; encoded by the exons ATGCGCAGTGATGGCTTTGATGAGGAGGGCCACAGGGCTGACTGGAAAACAAAGAACTCACAATTCCTTGACCTAGTCGAAGATGATCTCCTTAGGGCCCGATCCTGGAATAAAAAGCTGTATGATTGTGAAGCCAACATGCCAGACAG ATGGGGTCACAGTGGCTATAAAGAGTTGTACCCTGAAGAATTTGATACAGATAG TGACCAGCAAGAAGGAGACGAACAAAATGCTATCAATGGGAAGAAGAAATCTCATCTGGGAAAGCAAACTGCCCGTGAGTCGCACAAacggaaaaaaacaaagaaatcgCACAAGAAGAAGCAAAAAAAGCGGTCACACAAAAagcgaaagaaaaagaaaaaggagcagggGAGAACATCATCAGATTCTTCCCAGGAGAGCGAGTGCTCGGAAGAGGAAGCTTCAAGCACCCGGAAAGGGAAACACAAGCGCAAGAAAAAGACCAGGAAAGTGCCTGCCAGAGAACCTACCTCTTCTGGGCAGGAAAGTGACTTTTCTCATGCAAGCAGCTCAAccaccagcagctctgaggacagcgaatctgaggagaaaaaagagaaacggCCacccaaaaagagaaagaaacagcacAATTCTGTGTCAGAGAGGCACAGTGAAGTACCAGagaagaagagcaagaggaagaACTGGAAAGTGGCCGCTGATGAAAAATCGGAGGATAGCTCAGATGAGGACTGA